The Brasilonema sennae CENA114 genome includes a region encoding these proteins:
- a CDS encoding ABC transporter substrate-binding protein, giving the protein MYDAKCMIPNPYIVGIPVNEPNKFFGRESLLSFIEDNLRQNIKFILLHGHRRIGKSSVLKQIPNRIAPSEFAFVHYDLQHHAQSDLCEILHDVSEEIVNQLDLNQDNIKLPTQKELKTDVNIFSSHFLPQIYKKIGGRKLVLLLDEFDVICDDTNNILEKGLGLFPYLEKLLKQQEKLFIISVAGRHPSDLKNLIKLFRSAPYQEIGFLDELSAKRLIRNPTQGVLEYAQDAITAIVELTAGHPYFIQVICFNILLVAKNNKNWIVTRTDVENVIEKAIEQAEGGLAWFWDGLTIAEKVVLSAIVESQNNAIHKVQRYPEEPLSLLKNYGVIQIEELVQAINQLAKKGFLDNTERRVKIEFVRLWLARRHPLRQEIRELEKFEEEEVHALCKAASQQNKKEKKQQALDIYNQALALNPNHFPTLIPLAKLNLELRNFDKALQLYERANQVDPISNKEALLSALERYGSELTTQRQYTQAKIQYNRVLELQPDRISALQRLKEIKSFESPSPYQSISNSNYQVEIKNKLQTISAQEISLKTIAALAGIIALVSLGSGLVFYRWATPCRPGQYKVVNGIFCVAGITQQNNITNNISQGDRTLFPTIRNPYRDQGIKAFQQKNYQQAVNFFAQAVQYNRNDPEVLIYYNNALARQKDSPFTIAVVVPVGSKQDIAQEMLRGVAIAQNQFNYNGGFNGQLLEIAIADDRNDTQQAKQVAQQLLDDRSVLAVIGHYSSEATKVALYEYQKAAEPLAIVSPTSSSSQLQGETFFKTTPSNIKEGEQLAKYIRNQLGLTKVVIFYNLDKAYSDNLREEFTKKFEKLGGQSSIIDLAGMKQQDADRKLNESVSINQVQAVLLFPEQQFTRTALGIAKAKAESNNPRVRSLKLLGSSTLYDHTTLKEGGNAIEGLVLTIPWFREAPQSKNFAQKAAQQWGGQISWRTATSYDATQALIQALSSNPSRATVLQRLRQVNLSPQQTSGDQLQFNSQGEIQMEPVLIKVEGSRFKPLLKN; this is encoded by the coding sequence ATGTATGATGCCAAATGTATGATACCAAACCCCTATATTGTTGGCATTCCGGTTAATGAGCCTAACAAATTTTTTGGTAGAGAAAGTCTCTTAAGTTTCATTGAAGACAATCTGAGACAGAATATAAAATTTATCTTGTTACATGGTCACAGACGTATCGGTAAGTCTTCTGTACTCAAACAAATTCCCAACAGGATTGCTCCAAGTGAGTTTGCTTTTGTTCATTATGATTTACAACATCACGCTCAATCAGATTTATGTGAGATTCTACATGATGTCAGTGAAGAAATTGTCAACCAACTGGATTTAAATCAAGATAATATCAAACTGCCGACACAGAAAGAGTTAAAAACTGATGTCAATATATTTTCTAGCCACTTTCTACCTCAAATTTATAAGAAAATAGGTGGAAGGAAGCTGGTGCTATTGCTAGATGAATTTGATGTTATCTGTGATGATACCAACAACATACTTGAGAAAGGTTTAGGTTTATTTCCTTACTTAGAAAAGCTTCTAAAACAGCAAGAGAAATTATTTATTATTTCGGTTGCTGGGCGACATCCCAGTGATTTAAAAAATTTGATTAAGCTATTTAGGAGTGCACCTTATCAAGAAATTGGTTTTCTAGATGAGCTAAGTGCTAAGCGGCTAATTCGTAACCCAACTCAAGGTGTTTTGGAATACGCCCAGGATGCCATCACAGCAATTGTGGAACTCACAGCAGGGCATCCTTATTTTATTCAAGTCATTTGCTTCAATATTTTATTGGTTGCAAAAAATAATAAAAACTGGATAGTCACTCGTACGGATGTGGAAAATGTAATAGAAAAAGCAATTGAGCAGGCAGAAGGTGGACTAGCATGGTTCTGGGATGGATTAACTATTGCGGAGAAAGTCGTTTTGTCTGCTATAGTAGAATCACAAAACAATGCTATTCATAAAGTTCAAAGATATCCAGAAGAACCCTTATCTTTACTTAAAAATTATGGAGTTATCCAAATAGAAGAACTGGTTCAAGCTATCAACCAACTAGCAAAAAAAGGTTTCTTGGATAATACAGAACGTAGAGTCAAAATTGAATTTGTCCGCCTTTGGTTAGCGCGAAGACACCCACTCCGGCAAGAAATACGGGAATTGGAGAAGTTTGAAGAAGAAGAAGTTCATGCTTTGTGCAAAGCAGCTAGTCAACAGAATAAAAAAGAAAAAAAGCAACAAGCACTCGATATTTATAACCAAGCCTTAGCATTGAATCCCAATCATTTTCCCACTTTGATACCACTAGCTAAGCTAAACTTGGAATTAAGAAATTTCGACAAAGCATTACAACTTTACGAACGAGCAAACCAAGTTGATCCGATAAGTAATAAAGAAGCGCTTTTAAGTGCGTTGGAAAGATATGGTAGTGAGTTGACAACACAAAGACAGTATACACAGGCAAAGATCCAATACAACAGAGTTTTGGAACTTCAGCCTGATAGAATATCAGCACTGCAAAGACTGAAAGAAATTAAAAGTTTTGAGTCTCCAAGCCCTTATCAGTCTATAAGTAACAGCAATTACCAGGTTGAAATTAAGAACAAATTACAGACGATTTCAGCACAGGAAATTTCTTTAAAGACGATTGCAGCGCTAGCAGGAATAATTGCCCTTGTGAGTCTTGGTAGTGGACTTGTCTTTTATAGGTGGGCAACTCCTTGTCGTCCAGGTCAATATAAAGTAGTTAATGGTATTTTTTGTGTGGCGGGTATTACGCAACAGAATAATATCACGAATAATATTAGTCAGGGCGATCGCACTCTCTTTCCCACAATTCGCAACCCATATCGTGACCAAGGCATTAAAGCATTTCAACAAAAGAATTACCAGCAAGCTGTGAATTTTTTTGCTCAAGCTGTGCAATATAATCGCAATGACCCAGAAGTCTTGATTTACTATAACAATGCTCTAGCTCGCCAAAAAGATTCTCCCTTCACAATAGCCGTCGTTGTACCTGTGGGAAGTAAACAAGATATTGCTCAAGAAATGTTGCGTGGTGTGGCGATCGCCCAAAATCAATTTAATTATAACGGTGGATTTAACGGTCAATTACTCGAAATTGCCATTGCCGATGATCGTAACGACACACAACAAGCCAAACAAGTCGCTCAGCAACTTCTTGATGATAGATCTGTACTAGCAGTCATTGGACATTATTCTAGTGAAGCTACTAAAGTAGCACTATACGAATATCAAAAGGCTGCTGAACCCTTAGCAATTGTTTCTCCCACCAGTTCCAGTAGCCAATTACAGGGTGAGACTTTCTTTAAGACAACCCCTTCTAACATCAAAGAGGGTGAACAATTAGCTAAATATATTCGCAATCAACTTGGCTTAACAAAAGTTGTCATTTTCTATAATCTTGACAAAGCCTATAGCGACAATCTCAGAGAAGAATTTACAAAAAAATTTGAAAAATTAGGCGGTCAATCCTCGATAATTGATTTAGCAGGGATGAAACAACAGGATGCAGACCGAAAATTAAACGAGAGTGTATCTATAAACCAAGTACAGGCAGTTTTGTTGTTCCCAGAGCAGCAATTTACTCGTACAGCACTTGGAATTGCTAAAGCTAAGGCTGAATCCAACAATCCAAGGGTGCGATCTCTAAAGTTATTAGGTAGTTCTACTCTGTACGATCACACAACCTTGAAAGAAGGTGGAAATGCAATTGAAGGATTGGTTTTAACTATTCCTTGGTTTCGGGAAGCACCACAATCAAAAAACTTTGCTCAAAAAGCAGCACAGCAATGGGGAGGACAGATTAGCTGGCGCACAGCTACCAGTTATGACGCCACTCAAGCTTTGATTCAAGCTTTATCCTCTAACCCCTCTCGCGCAACAGTTTTACAAAGACTGCGACAAGTAAACCTTTCACCCCAACAAACCTCTGGGGATCAACTCCAATTTAATTCGCAAGGAGAGATACAAATGGAACCCGTTCTTATTAAAGTTGAAGGAAGTAGATTTAAGCCATTACTAAAAAACTAA
- a CDS encoding AAA family ATPase: MVMLPNPFTPRRPVAPERFVGRIYEIAAACALVNARGHVAIWGGPGMGKRSLLEKLASPQTMEEHGLDPSVAVVVLLSCESITPFTPYGFWEEVLKEINDKLDRGSQLQVEIETFLGEGGASRNSLRHVLKELGRQNKFLLLLVDDFDVVLSPNEKYAEADMVTFLSECRSLAVHCHESKYLSMIVTSRKRLNELNPTLNLNASPWFNHYLFLHLQLFTEQEVEELLKPLTTQMTLQLRENISQMAGRHPTLLQIAGFHLYNLFNF, encoded by the coding sequence ATGGTGATGTTACCAAATCCCTTCACTCCCAGAAGACCAGTAGCCCCAGAACGTTTTGTCGGGCGGATATATGAAATCGCAGCTGCGTGCGCCTTGGTGAATGCTCGCGGTCATGTAGCAATTTGGGGAGGTCCAGGAATGGGGAAGCGCTCTTTATTGGAAAAATTGGCTTCTCCCCAAACTATGGAAGAACATGGACTCGATCCATCTGTAGCTGTAGTTGTTCTTCTGAGTTGCGAGAGTATTACTCCCTTTACTCCCTATGGTTTTTGGGAAGAAGTCCTCAAAGAGATAAACGATAAGTTAGATCGTGGATCTCAATTGCAAGTTGAAATTGAAACATTTTTAGGAGAAGGTGGAGCAAGTAGAAATAGCCTGCGTCATGTGTTGAAGGAATTGGGGAGACAAAATAAATTTTTGTTGCTGTTAGTAGATGATTTTGACGTTGTCCTTTCCCCAAATGAAAAATACGCTGAAGCTGACATGGTCACATTTTTGAGCGAGTGTCGTAGTTTGGCTGTTCACTGTCACGAGAGTAAATATCTCTCAATGATTGTGACTTCACGCAAGCGCCTCAATGAACTTAATCCCACACTCAATTTAAACGCCTCTCCTTGGTTTAATCACTATCTCTTCCTTCATCTACAGCTCTTTACTGAACAGGAAGTAGAGGAACTACTTAAACCACTAACAACACAAATGACACTACAGTTACGAGAAAACATTTCTCAAATGGCTGGTAGACACCCAACCTTGCTACAAATTGCAGGCTTTCATCTATACAACCTTTTTAATTTTTAA